One genomic window of Thalassoroseus pseudoceratinae includes the following:
- a CDS encoding superoxide dismutase — protein MAYTLPELPYAYDALEPHIDAKTMEIHHTKHHQAYINKVNAAIEGKSDLESKSIEDLMSDLAAVPEDIRGAVRNNGGGTANHNLFWTVLCPNGGGAPSGELGDAINSTFGSFDQFKEKFAAAAATRFGSGWAWLSVDNGSLVVESTPNQDTPLSEGRTPILGLDVWEHAYYLNYQNKRPDYINAFWNVVNWDEVSRRYAAAK, from the coding sequence ATGGCGTACACGCTGCCCGAGCTGCCCTATGCGTACGACGCATTGGAACCGCACATCGATGCGAAGACGATGGAAATTCACCACACGAAGCACCATCAGGCTTACATCAACAAAGTCAATGCGGCGATTGAAGGTAAGTCGGACTTGGAATCGAAGTCCATCGAAGACTTGATGAGCGATTTGGCCGCTGTCCCGGAAGACATTCGCGGTGCGGTTCGCAATAACGGTGGCGGAACGGCGAATCACAACTTGTTCTGGACCGTGCTGTGCCCGAATGGTGGCGGTGCACCGTCCGGCGAACTGGGCGATGCGATCAACAGCACTTTCGGTAGCTTCGACCAATTCAAAGAGAAGTTCGCAGCGGCTGCTGCCACTCGCTTTGGCAGCGGTTGGGCGTGGTTGTCTGTCGACAACGGTTCGCTCGTCGTCGAAAGCACCCCGAACCAAGATACCCCGCTTTCCGAAGGTCGAACACCGATCCTTGGTCTCGATGTGTGGGAACACGCTTACTACTTGAACTATCAAAACAAGCGTCCCGACTACATCAACGCGTTCTGGAATGTCGT